One Thermofilum pendens Hrk 5 DNA segment encodes these proteins:
- a CDS encoding Cas10/Cmr2 second palm domain-containing protein produces MRPGLILLYEAGLALSRHAKRAAEGREKWRCRELGSEKELADPKTAGAKLAEWFARRAGLRGDLQGTAEEALSLIERVDPLSAGAFSGVEEYAGRVREVWAGVSDPWDAPLLSPLRILEKMGYRELLSGSRAELDAEAPRRLLGDPEELKRYVGEAKGSRSWLAARPLPREFTEILEALKLRSFEEAVRGSDYGEVAEALLSMLGRAAEFYEALGSCNGVDDTLESVVSSTLALVPSHPLLPSVPLPALARLHAALASAGEGFVLLGLDVNGIQDFVYAPVRESAASRVLRGRSLLVELVQFTATRIVLELAGATWSAQLSKEGGAPTFVLPGSFRDKVDALREILGRWMARQFKGSLWLTVACSDPAPTANAANPGGAFVAVSESYSTAVAFSKDSRFSGFAAELAALGNEDVEDLDSLTREPVLKGDGLKLRVERSTRDYAESLAPDKLSDGDLLGGLTHISLACGSAARNLAAVVSLYFFKGGRPCREAAEAVLGAVFRERGRRLYFVLEGDQPLAVALAPFTEAGAIHVLVAHTRRELAKAEENLKAAETLLRVMKGYVKGAAGLAEKIHVEVRVVNAPRDFIPSAGVAEHYRGLPVAFSFAPYYTNPYHPVRAEEEARPIMGGERRVAEKVRLLDLDDMGVIAVSLLDADKMGDVSKSLGAYPAIFSAVSDFLSMGFGVKAYSAVLADAKKREGGRGILLYAAGDDLAVYGEWHDVLRILDIVRREVLEGLLNPLAASSGMAVADRKDPVLHVYDAARAAEREAKRRSQPGGSLAVSGICRKPIPMSGGELDLARLAAVVGAALGEEAGEFESLKPLVYALAELAHEAEEAEEALGKSPLRVARVVVHYRYLEARRGKDFEKLSELLGEHGVRLPGPKDPSNEVVRKLAALKPLFDFLALAARKPREASPQPKV; encoded by the coding sequence ATGCGTCCAGGCCTGATACTGCTCTACGAGGCCGGGCTAGCGCTTTCGCGCCACGCGAAGAGAGCGGCGGAGGGCAGGGAGAAGTGGAGGTGCAGGGAGCTCGGAAGCGAGAAGGAGCTCGCAGACCCGAAGACAGCCGGGGCTAAGCTTGCAGAGTGGTTCGCGAGGAGGGCTGGGCTCCGCGGAGACCTCCAAGGCACGGCCGAGGAGGCCCTGAGCCTAATAGAGAGGGTGGACCCGCTGTCCGCCGGCGCCTTCTCGGGCGTGGAGGAGTACGCGGGGAGAGTGCGGGAAGTCTGGGCGGGCGTCTCCGACCCCTGGGACGCGCCGCTACTCAGCCCGCTCCGGATCCTCGAGAAAATGGGCTACCGGGAGCTCCTGTCCGGCTCCAGGGCCGAGCTCGACGCGGAGGCTCCGAGGAGGCTCCTTGGAGACCCGGAGGAGCTGAAGAGGTACGTCGGGGAGGCGAAGGGCAGTAGGTCGTGGCTCGCGGCGAGACCCCTCCCGCGGGAGTTCACGGAGATCCTCGAAGCCTTGAAGCTACGCTCCTTCGAGGAGGCAGTCAGAGGAAGCGACTACGGCGAGGTCGCCGAGGCGCTACTCTCCATGCTCGGGAGGGCGGCGGAGTTCTACGAGGCTCTCGGCTCGTGCAACGGCGTCGACGACACGCTTGAAAGCGTGGTTTCGAGCACCCTAGCGCTCGTGCCCTCGCACCCGCTCCTGCCCTCCGTGCCCCTGCCGGCTCTGGCGAGGCTGCACGCCGCCCTGGCGTCCGCTGGAGAAGGGTTCGTCCTCCTAGGCCTGGACGTCAACGGGATACAGGACTTCGTCTACGCGCCGGTAAGGGAAAGCGCGGCCTCGAGGGTGCTGAGGGGCAGAAGCCTACTGGTGGAGCTCGTGCAGTTCACAGCGACCAGGATCGTGCTCGAGCTCGCCGGGGCGACGTGGTCGGCCCAGCTCAGCAAGGAGGGCGGAGCCCCCACCTTCGTGCTACCCGGCTCGTTCAGGGACAAGGTCGACGCGCTCAGGGAGATCCTGGGAAGGTGGATGGCCAGGCAGTTCAAGGGCTCGCTGTGGCTCACGGTGGCGTGCTCCGACCCCGCGCCGACAGCCAACGCCGCGAATCCTGGAGGCGCGTTCGTAGCCGTCTCCGAGAGCTACTCAACCGCCGTGGCCTTCTCGAAGGACTCGCGCTTCTCCGGGTTCGCGGCGGAGCTCGCGGCCCTCGGGAACGAGGACGTCGAGGACCTCGACTCGCTGACCAGGGAGCCCGTCCTAAAGGGCGACGGGCTCAAGCTCAGGGTGGAGCGGAGCACCAGGGACTACGCGGAGAGCCTAGCACCCGACAAGCTCTCCGACGGGGACCTGCTCGGAGGGCTCACGCACATCAGCCTGGCCTGCGGAAGCGCCGCGAGGAACCTTGCGGCCGTAGTCTCGCTCTACTTCTTCAAGGGCGGCAGGCCCTGCCGCGAGGCAGCGGAAGCCGTGCTCGGCGCCGTGTTCAGGGAGCGGGGCAGAAGGCTCTACTTCGTCCTCGAAGGGGACCAGCCCCTCGCCGTCGCGCTCGCACCCTTCACGGAGGCGGGGGCGATCCACGTCCTCGTGGCGCACACGAGGCGGGAGCTCGCCAAGGCGGAGGAGAACCTGAAGGCCGCGGAGACCCTCCTCAGGGTCATGAAGGGGTACGTGAAAGGGGCTGCGGGGCTCGCCGAGAAGATCCACGTGGAGGTGAGGGTCGTGAACGCCCCGCGCGACTTCATACCCTCGGCGGGCGTCGCGGAGCACTACAGGGGGTTGCCCGTGGCCTTCTCATTCGCGCCCTACTACACCAACCCGTACCACCCGGTGAGGGCCGAGGAGGAGGCGCGGCCGATAATGGGAGGCGAAAGGCGCGTCGCCGAGAAAGTGCGCTTGCTGGACCTGGACGACATGGGCGTGATCGCCGTCTCCCTCCTTGACGCAGACAAGATGGGGGACGTGTCGAAGTCCCTAGGCGCCTACCCCGCTATCTTCTCCGCGGTCTCCGACTTCCTCTCAATGGGGTTCGGCGTAAAGGCGTACTCGGCCGTCCTAGCAGACGCGAAGAAGAGGGAGGGGGGAAGGGGGATCCTCCTCTACGCCGCGGGAGACGACCTAGCGGTCTACGGCGAGTGGCACGACGTGCTCAGGATACTCGACATCGTGAGGAGGGAGGTCCTCGAAGGGCTCCTCAACCCCCTCGCCGCGAGCAGCGGGATGGCCGTAGCAGACAGGAAGGACCCCGTGCTCCACGTCTACGACGCGGCGAGAGCCGCCGAGAGGGAGGCGAAGAGGCGGAGCCAGCCCGGCGGCTCCCTCGCCGTGAGCGGTATCTGCAGGAAGCCCATACCAATGTCGGGCGGCGAGCTGGACCTCGCGAGGCTAGCCGCGGTAGTCGGAGCGGCCCTCGGAGAGGAAGCCGGGGAGTTCGAGAGCCTCAAGCCCCTAGTCTACGCCCTCGCCGAGCTGGCCCACGAAGCCGAAGAGGCGGAGGAGGCTCTAGGCAAAAGCCCGCTCAGAGTCGCGAGGGTTGTCGTACACTACCGCTACCTCGAGGCTAGGCGCGGAAAGGACTTCGAGAAGCTCTCCGAGCTCCTCGGCGAGCACGGAGTAAGGCTCCCCGGGCCCAAGGACCCGAGCAACGAAGTCGTGAGAAAGCTGGCAGCCCTCAAGCCGCTCTTCGACTTCCTAGCCCTCGCCGCGAGAAAGCCTAGAGAGGCTAGCCCGCAACCCAAGGTCTAA
- a CDS encoding CRISPR-associated RAMP Csm5 family protein — MRRLTLKVEVVTPVHVWDGYERVYGLDVVAVDGQACVADFERLRPDALRGEPPAGLAEFAERVARWVREGALPCSRRVGMRAQPRVGDAVRLLPPTLVPASSLKGYLRTALLFRLLRRVAEERGSEEAAKLLRGTVNTRGDPRRAGEALENALLRVPRLRRQGGYADAMQSVVVSEPRASGCASSLSKLSVVEASGKAVGELVVEVLEGGSLEYEVLFPEPPPVNLASAGGLEGELKAIAGLLASPSPEELARALEEFGSALLEHEVERLRGARESLAKAGYDVATYLGRLEGLRGGGCAVARLGFATGHASKTLALLVKRLDPELYKEVADAMSRRLGRTWDELTFKLVDVGGAYLGAGWVKVCVQA; from the coding sequence ATGAGGAGGCTCACCCTCAAGGTAGAGGTCGTGACCCCCGTCCACGTCTGGGACGGGTACGAGAGGGTGTACGGCTTGGACGTTGTCGCGGTGGACGGGCAGGCGTGCGTAGCCGACTTCGAGAGGCTGAGGCCCGACGCGCTGAGAGGAGAGCCGCCGGCCGGGCTCGCTGAGTTCGCCGAGAGGGTTGCGCGCTGGGTCAGGGAGGGGGCGTTGCCGTGCTCCAGGCGGGTCGGCATGAGGGCTCAGCCGAGGGTGGGGGACGCCGTGAGGCTGCTACCGCCGACCCTCGTTCCCGCGTCGTCGCTCAAGGGCTACCTGAGGACCGCGCTCTTGTTCCGGTTGCTGAGGAGGGTGGCGGAGGAGCGCGGATCCGAGGAGGCGGCCAAGCTCCTGAGGGGCACCGTGAACACTAGGGGCGACCCGAGGCGCGCCGGGGAGGCCTTGGAGAACGCTTTGCTCAGGGTGCCCAGGCTGAGGAGGCAGGGAGGGTACGCCGACGCCATGCAGTCGGTCGTCGTGTCGGAGCCGAGGGCCTCGGGGTGCGCGAGCTCGCTGAGTAAGCTCAGCGTGGTGGAGGCCTCCGGGAAGGCTGTCGGAGAGCTCGTAGTGGAGGTCCTGGAGGGGGGCTCGTTGGAGTACGAGGTACTGTTCCCGGAGCCGCCGCCCGTCAACCTCGCGAGCGCCGGCGGGCTCGAAGGCGAGCTCAAGGCTATCGCGGGGCTCCTCGCCTCCCCGAGCCCCGAGGAGCTTGCGCGGGCCCTCGAGGAGTTCGGCTCAGCGCTCCTGGAGCACGAGGTGGAGAGGCTGAGGGGCGCGCGGGAAAGCCTCGCCAAGGCGGGCTACGACGTCGCCACGTACCTCGGCAGGCTGGAGGGGCTTAGGGGTGGCGGGTGCGCCGTCGCCAGGCTGGGCTTCGCCACCGGCCACGCAAGCAAGACGCTCGCGCTCCTGGTTAAAAGGCTCGACCCTGAGCTCTACAAGGAGGTGGCCGACGCGATGTCCAGGAGGCTCGGCAGGACGTGGGACGAGCTCACGTTCAAGCTGGTAGACGTGGGCGGCGCCTACCTGGGCGCGGGGTGGGTCAAGGTATGCGTCCAGGCCTGA
- the csm3 gene encoding type III-A CRISPR-associated RAMP protein Csm3, which yields MSALQRELRGIVRLGLKMETVTGLLIRMPVHAQVYRIGGADLYPIVTKRKYSLGGAEVEVEVPLVPGSSLKGRMRGLLELSLGKRLYTSDERIWLHARILWGTRAHPMSTDELIRDISGRCEVDEVFGSPAVGFDQLVEMLARDLASKQGKEEPDDADYEEAGKVARSLALNLALTRLLVDDMTPDKDYVGVLSENGRRILAISDFLEEKGENRIDRITSAADPRQVARVKPGVVFQGALRLLVFDIDKGYVKRNLELVAKGLRLVEETYLGASGSRGYGRVKFKDISVEVMKTFGAEKPEYRKLADLASVEALLGKVDEIAGEVEKTLFG from the coding sequence ATGTCCGCGCTTCAAAGGGAGCTACGGGGCATAGTCAGGCTAGGCTTGAAGATGGAGACAGTCACGGGCCTCCTGATCAGGATGCCCGTCCACGCCCAGGTATACAGGATCGGGGGCGCAGACCTCTACCCGATCGTGACCAAGCGCAAGTACAGCCTCGGCGGCGCGGAAGTCGAAGTGGAGGTTCCGCTGGTCCCCGGCTCCAGCCTGAAGGGGAGGATGCGCGGGCTCTTGGAGCTCTCGCTCGGCAAGCGCCTTTACACCTCGGACGAGAGGATATGGCTCCATGCGAGAATCCTCTGGGGTACCCGTGCTCATCCGATGTCCACAGACGAGCTAATTCGGGACATAAGCGGTAGGTGCGAAGTAGACGAAGTATTTGGATCTCCCGCCGTGGGCTTCGACCAGCTCGTCGAAATGCTTGCCAGAGACTTAGCTTCGAAGCAGGGCAAAGAGGAACCCGATGACGCCGACTACGAAGAGGCGGGGAAGGTTGCCCGAAGCCTGGCGCTGAACCTTGCGCTAACGAGGCTGCTGGTCGACGACATGACCCCGGACAAGGACTACGTTGGCGTGCTCAGCGAGAACGGCAGGAGGATCCTGGCGATCTCGGACTTCCTCGAAGAGAAAGGCGAGAACAGGATCGACAGGATAACCTCCGCGGCTGACCCGAGGCAGGTTGCCCGCGTCAAGCCGGGGGTGGTGTTCCAGGGAGCGTTGAGGCTACTCGTTTTCGACATCGACAAGGGGTACGTGAAGAGGAACCTCGAGCTAGTCGCCAAGGGGCTCAGGCTGGTGGAGGAGACGTACCTGGGCGCCTCCGGTAGCAGGGGGTACGGCAGGGTGAAGTTCAAGGACATCTCGGTGGAGGTAATGAAGACCTTCGGCGCGGAGAAGCCCGAGTACAGGAAGCTAGCGGACCTAGCTAGCGTCGAAGCTCTGCTGGGCAAGGTGGACGAGATAGCAGGAGAAGTGGAGAAGACGCTCTTCGGGTAG